The Pyrus communis chromosome 12, drPyrComm1.1, whole genome shotgun sequence genomic sequence ttttgaccaaaaaaaaaaaaaacgagtcgtttcttacattttttttcattcatttattttttatttataattaatacaTCCGTGAGCGCAAATGGTAAATTTTCATGATTATTAAAATTTTTCTCTTTAACTCACTGCATGTAAAGTGATTTGGATCTCCATATGACAATCCAAACTCACAAGCAAAATGGGGGAGGAGGAGACCGCGTTGAATTCTAATTGGGCCTTTATATATGATTGGGCCTAGGACTTGTAATTCTACGTTGTCATACATGACCTGGATTTTCTATCTCGTTGCTTAGTCGTTGGGATGTAATCTGGAAGCTCGTGGACACAGACCCAGCAACCCTCCTTCAGGTCTTGGATTGACTACTGATATTTATGGTAGTCAAAATCGCTGTGCTGTTGCCTTTTCTCTTCCATCTTATGCTTTCAAACTGTATTAATTCGTTGACCAACTAGGAGCAACCTTTTCTCTTTCATTTTGGCCCTCACATATTATCCTTATTTtgtaaagaaattatttttacgATTCAAACCCATgatcttttaagaacaaagaGGCAACATTTTTACTATGCCAAGGCTCGCCCTCCTCTATAAGCGTACAATAAtcattaattttcaaatacGCAAcgtgaattttcatttttaatgtaTGAGATGTTtaagaaaggaaaaatgaaacATAAGACCTAGAATGCTTGAGTTACTCTTAACGACATGAACTACAATCTCATTGAAAGCATTCCAAGTCGCAGTTcaaatttgtcattttttttttatagaatagcttatatggaaaaagaaaatttaatatAAGGTTCGTATAAATGCTCTGAACTATTTCAACTGTAATATTATTGAAAAATCCTTTTTTGTATTGTTaccaaaaaaatttacatgtaCTTTGATAACATTACATGACAATGTCACGAAATTATTAAGATTCTTCCTCCCATTTAAttgtataaacttaaaaactacATCTTGCGCAAAAGGAGATTTTCAGTGTGTTAGAAATACGATTCGATGCACCAAATATTTTAATACAAGttgttcaaattttatttttcaaatatttaatcacttgtattatgacacgtAATATATTAGACCGAGTATTTATGCACACTGAAAATTCTCtcgagaagaaaaagaaagaaaagtaataTTGCTCCATATAGGTTCAAATGGTATGACTAATCTTTCATTAAACGAACATAACACTTGTCACTCCACCCACAAACTTTTTCCCGCTCCCCGGCGCCTACCTGAATCTGTACGGATGAGACCTTTCTCAGCCgtcctcttccttctccttctccaccACCTCTGCGTCTCCCCCACCTCCGCTATCGACTTCCTCTTCAACTCCTTCTCCAACATCACGAATACCACCGACCTCACTCTCATTAACGACGCCCGACTCGACGCCGGCGCCATCCGCCTCACAAACGATACCAACCAGTTCGCCGTCGGCCGCGTCTTCTACCCAAGGAGAATTCCCATGAAACCCACCTCCAACTCCACCTCCGTCGCCTCCTTCTCCACCTCCTTCGTCTTCTCCATCCTCCCGGACATTGCCTCGAGCCCGGGATTTGGCCTCTGCTTCGTCCTCTCCAACTCCACCTCGCCGCCCAACTCCCTCGCCAGCCAATACTTCGGCCTCTTCACCAACGCCACCGTCCCCTTCGTCGCCCCGTTGCTTGCCGTCCAGTTCGACACCGGTCAAAACCCGGAATTCAACGACCCAGATGGAAATCACATCGGAATCGACCTTAACAACATCGAGTCCGCCTTCCAGACCACCGCCGGGTACTACAACTCGACCGGCGGATTCGTCCCGGTCCAAATGCGGACCGGGCAGAACGTTCGGGCCTGGATTGAATTTGACGGGACTGATCTCGAATTCAACGTCACGGTCGCCCCTGCCAATGTGTCCCGCCCTTCTCTGCCAACGCTTACTTACAGACACCCCAAGATTGCGAACTACGTATCGACCGAGATGTTCGTTGGGTTTTCGGCGTCGAAAACGCAGTGGATTGAAGCCCAGAGGGTTTTAGCTTGGAGTTTTAGCGACACCGGAGTTGCCAGAGACATTAACACGACAAATCTGCCCGTTTTCCAGCTGGTTTCTCCGTCGACTTCGCTGTCGAGTGCGGCGATTGCCGGGATTTCAGTCGGTTGTGTCGTTTTTGTGTTGATCTTAGCATCTGGGTTTTATTTCTACTGGTGGAAGAAAAGGATGGAAGGCGAAGAAACCGACGACATCGAAGATTGGGAACTGGAGTTTTGGCCGCACAGATTTTCCAACGAGGAGCTGAGGGAGGCGACGGGAAGTTTTTCGAACGATCAGCTTCTGGGTTCCGGCGGGTTCGGAAAGGTTTACAAGGGGATCTTATCAAACGGCACGGAAATCGCCGTCAAGTGTGTCAACCACGACTCGAGGCAGGGGCTGAGGGAGTTCATGGCGGAGATCGCCAGCATGGGGCGGCTGCAGCACAAGCACTTGGTGCAGATGCGGGGGTGGTGCCGGAAGCGGAACGAGCTGATGTTGGTGTATGATTACATGCCGAATGGGAGCCTCAATCGGTGGATTTTCAACAAGCCGAAGAAGGTTTTGGGGTGGGATAGGCGGCGGCGCGTGCTGGCGGATGTGGCGGAGGGGTTGAATTATTTGCACCACGGGTGGGACCAGAGGGTGGTTCACAGGGACATTAAGTCAAGCAATATTTTGCTGGACGCGGAGATGAGGGGGCGGCTCGGGGATTTTGGGCTGGCGAAGTTGTACGAGCACGGGGAGGTACCGAATACGACGCGTGTCGTCGGGACGTTGGGGTACTTGGCGCCGGAGCTGGCGACTGTGGCGGCGCCGACGGCGGCGAGTGATGTGTATAGTTTTGGGGTGGTGTTGTTGGAGAGGTGGCGTGCGGGAGGAAGCCGATTGAGATGGACGCGGCGGAGGATGAGGTGGTGTTGATTGATTGGGTGAGGGAGTTGTATGTTAGAAGGAGGGTGGGGGAGGCGGCGGACCCGAGAATAAAGGGGGAGTATGAGGCGGAGGAGATGGAGACTGCTTTGAAGCTTGGGCTGGCTTGTTGCCATCCTCATCCACAGAGAAGGCCTACCATGCGGGATATTGTGGCGGTTTTGGTTGGTGAGGCCGCGGCCGCCACCGCACCCGCCGCATTGTTGTCTGAATTGGCAAGGAGTGATAGTAGCGTTGGCGGCGGAGACGGCTGTAGTGATGAAGAGTCAATGCAAGTGGCGCCACTCAACCTCCGGCAGCCTTCAGTTTGAATATgcttggtttttttcttttcaataatattttttattgtttttcaaagatataaaaataaattgtgagGTATACACTATACACATTGaccttcaatattttttttattttgaaatattttttttttttcagattgaAATCTTACGTTTTGACCTTCGATCGATTTATACTTTATGTTACGTGAGACATTGAAatgttttttaatattaaaatccAATGTTTTGACATTTTATCGATTTATATTTTATGTCATGTttatttaaaagtacttttaaaatgacttaaaatgtttttaaagaaaatgttctAGGCTcaaaaaacactaaaaataCTTCCTAAATTTCTATTAAAGTTTATTTCTAAAAACATTTCTACAAAAAATACTTTTAGCCATTTTGAAAGTAATTTCAAACGAACTCGTTATGTGATTGTACGGCCATTTACTAATTATTAACAAGTAACGAGATTCACTCTCAAAACCACTAACCATACCAAAtagcaaaaagaaaatacactAGGTTATACTCTCGTTTTTTCATTCTGCATCTTAAATTTTCCCTTGTGAAAAAACCAGGACCTATATATTAACTTAACCCTAGCTCACTCTCATCACAAAACCTAAATGATTCAAAGGCATGTGAGTCGGATAGATGTGTTCTTCAAGTCTCATTTTTGTATATTCGACTCTCGCCATCTCTGTTCTGGAGCCTTCTCTTCCACCTCGACTAGTTTTTAGCTTTTATGTAATAAAGTTAATACGAAATCGTATATGTTTGCTAATATACGATATTGGAGAACACTAAAGTCATTTTTGGCTTGCacattcaattttcaattttggcaTCAGTAAAGGCTTTAATTGTTACGACATCAAATGCCAATCACTTACCATCTAGAGACAACATGTCTGTAAATACCTTTGAGCTAAGACATAAGAAACGAAAGTGCATCAAATTAGGTGCATTAGGCAGAACCATTTATTAGGGGTGGACAAATGGGTTTTGGACTCGATGTTTGGGGCGGGTACGAAACATAAAACAGGGTCTGGCGAGGCAAGTCCAAATGTTTGAGGAAACAGGGCCCTGGCTCAGACCGTTTCCACATATTAAATATAGGGATTTTAGAATTCGTTTGGATATACTTTTCAAATGACTGAAAGtgattttagagaaaatatttttggatttcaaaagcacttaaagtgcttcttggaaGAAGTACATAATTGGTGATTCTTACAGAAAACACTTTAAGTcatttttcaggatttactttactaagaattggttttaaaactttttttttttttttttgggtcaaatgatagattttgttagattagatattagattaaTTACTGATCGAACTCACGTTGCCATGCAAGGACGAAACACTTTTCCATGGTccaaaacattttcattaaaaacatttttagccattttaaaagcacatccaaacgagctcttaaATGCTACAAACAACATTCTGCTgaaatgtaaaatttatatCCGACGGTCCAACGAATCCTCTAGGTGAAGTCGTGAGATTAACCATCAAAGCCCGACGACCCCACCACCCTGATCTGGAAAGAGAGAAATGGTGAGGACGAAGGAGATGACGACATCCATAAGGAAGGCTATGGCACGAAATCTGGGGAGTGAGAAAAATGGTGAGGACAAAGGAGATAGCATCAATAAGCAAGGCTATGGTATAGAGATTGGATCAGAACCCAGAAGCTACCACCTCGGTTCTACATTCATCATGAACAACTTGCTTTCTTCAATTGGACCCGTGGGTCGTTGGAACTGGCCCATTTGAAACAGGCCGGGTTACGTCGATttctaaaataacaaaaccaaCCCCGTCTCCTCCCTGTTTAATTTATAAATGGTTCTGGTTCGGTCCCTTCATTTTGAATCCAACCCAACCCGGGCCCACCTGTACCATTTATACTAagaattgattgatttttttcatCAAAACCTCAAAATAGTAGTTTAGTTACAAAATttatattgataaaaaaaaaaaaagttgcaaatTTATAGAATTTGGTATATAAACTCAAGGgaaaattacactttaccatctCGAGTTTGACGTTtattacaacctcatacaacatctttaaaacatttcactttcatacctcacgtactattttatttcaatataatatatattttccatcaattgatccgttaagagctGCCGTGCCGACCACATTTGTACCATATGACTGCCAAATTTGTGCCggcaaaaaataattttttatttatttaaaatattataataatttacccaaaaaaaaaaaaaaccacaaactGAAACCCACCTCCCTGCAACCCCctaaatcaaatcaaagtaATCGAACAACAATCAGCAATTACCAAAAATCCCAGAAGGCATCTTGACCACGAAGACAGTCATCAACCCACTCGCGAGGACGCTACTTGCCTTCACGGCAGCCGTCAGATTCAAACCCTCCACTAGGAAACGAAGAAGGAGTTGTCAAACCCCGAGATGCTCTTACTCTTTTGAATGTTTGACCCATCATGAGGACATCATTCAGGAACTCACCATTCCCCATCACAATTCCATACGATGACGACGTAGTAGGAGGCGAGGCGGGGAAGAGCTTAGAGGAGTTGTTGTAACTCTCGACGAGCACAGACTCTCGGCGGGCCGGTGAGGTGGGAACCGCATAAAAAAGAACCGGACGGCTGGTATTGGAGGAGTGACATAGCAAGGGGATCATTACTGGAGAGAGGGAATTACCAGAGGGGGAGTTGGAAATAGGAGGCGAGGAGGAGGTGATAAGGTCGGGCAAGGCAAATAACCCAACTTGTCGGACCTTGGGGTCGTTGACTGTGCGGGGAGGCCAGCGAGGGTCCATTTGGGAATTTGTGGGTGTGGATTGAGGGTTTTGGGGGGTGGGAAGAGTGGGTTTTGGGGTGCGGAGAGAAAATTTAGGGGGTTTGGATCGTTGGATTTGATTGGGGAGGGGCGGGAGAAGACGAGAAGCAGCAGAGAAATGCAAAGCGCGTGAAAAAGACGTggggtgggtttttggatgggaaGGGGGGTGAAGAGAGTGAAGGAGAGGGAAGGTTTCTAGGTTTGTTTGCGGGAAGGTGGGTTtcagttatttaattttttttttttaagggtaaattattataatattttaaatgaataaaaaattattattttttcatgtGGTACAAATGTAGCTGTCACGTCAGCTATTAATGGatcaatgaatgaaaaaaatgtaacagatatattatattgaaataaaatagtacgtgaggtatgaaagtaaaatgttttgtgttttgaagATGCTGTATGAGATTGTAATAAACCTCAAACCTGagatggtaaagtgtaatttaccctaaactCAAAGctcctttatttttcttttaccaCTTCGAGTTTTATCATACCAACTTGGGTCCTTGGCACTCCAAGGTTCATAATTGTAATAAAGATATTTATACATGTACATTCTCAATTTTACTACGTTAACCCTAGCGAGCAATGACAAGTGACCAATCTGAAGAGACAAATTTTAGATTTAACAtcctcagtttttttttattaatgcttAGGGTTTGTACAATAGCTAAAGTGTGAAATTGAGGGAGTGGAAGCTGAAACTGGCTTTGTGCTTCTTATTAGAACCCAACTTCTGCTGGCATTCTGTTGCCACTGATTCTTTCATAGTCTCCGGTCCACACACCATCACTCCGATATCAGATCCACCCGTCTCATCTGAGAACTTTGCAAAGATATCTGCTCAAAACAAGAAAGTTGTTAAAGATGGAAAATACTTGTAGCAGTTTCTCCTTACAAACAAATCACAGTTTGACATAAGTGCGTGGGTTCGTTAAAGATTATGTGAGAAAAGGAATAAAAAGTACCTTGAAAGTTAGGCCTGCCTCCAAAATGGATTTCGTGTTCCTCAAGAGCAGCATCACTTGCTTGTATTGAGCTTTTTTCCAAGTCTTTCCCTTGTTTTTGGAGAATCGGAGGAATCAATTTCTGTATCCTTCTCCGTCTTACAATAAGTGCAACAAAAATGCTGCCTGTTATTGTTACAATGAAAGAAGATATGATAAGCAGATCTGCAATTGAAGACGGAGTCTTTTCTTTCGTTGCTTTGGAGGCCATTTTTTGTGAGGGAATAAAAATGTGgttgaaaatgataagaaagaTCAGAAACAGGATGGAAGAGATTCCGGTTATGGCAGCCATCCAAACTGGGCTTTCGAGTCCATTGATCGAATAATTCAAGAACTTTGTACCAAAGTGTACCGTTTTCACTTGCGAAAACTCGTTGAGTAGTTCTCTTACTGTTGTACCATACTGCTCTTGTGTCACAAATATTTTAACTTTCAGACGGCATTTTTCAGATGGCTGGTTAAAGATTAGGGTTGAGATCGAGTTCAATAGACAAATGTCTTCGGACTTCTTCACAGCATATATAAGTTGTATTCTTGGCAGGAATTTGTGTGTGCTGGTGTTTTCAAACGAAGCAAGCTCTTGTAAGATGCTCAGAAATGGGGTTATCCCAATTCCTCCAGCAACAAGCATTAGGCTGTCATATCTGCACAAAAATTTCACATTCGTGTAAATCGAATTTTAAGGTCTAAAATTTGGTGATCACTAAGCAATAAGCATTTTTTAAGAAAGTAACGTGTCATGAAAAGTTAAATCTTTGTGCACCTTAGGAAGTCCATAGAGACAGGTCCATAAGGGCCTTCTACTGCGATAGGTATGTACTTCAGCTGATCGTTATCCGACTCTTGCCTAGTTTGGATCATATTTGAGAGAGAACTAGTCCACGATCCTTCGGATTTGATTAAAATCGACATTGTGTTCTTATCGACACTAGAGCTGGAGATAATGCTGAATGAGTGCCACTGATATTTGGATATGCTTGGTACCTTCACAAATATAACACTTGTTGGTGTATACTTGAGCCCTGCAAATTAGTGGCAAGTAAATGTTTCATATGATTGCCCCAAACTTTTATGCAAAATTCTGGTTTCCGATAAAAGACGAAAAATTTTACCTTGATCTTTTGGTAGAATAAGCTCGATAGCGCTGGAGGGGAAAATTTGGGCAGATAGGATACAAGTTTCGGGTCTGGATTGTATGATTCGAAGCAGCTTGTCAAGGCCAAACAGAAAAATTCCAGGGAAAACTGCGTAGAAGTGACGATCTCCAGCATGAAACAAGAAGAGCACTAGGAAAACCATGTAGAGATGGTGTGTGTAGTAAAATATCTCGAACTTTTTTCTCCTTATTTGAGGAAGTGATGTGACCCAAATTACTAACCCTACAACTAGACAGATCTCCCCAGCAATGTATATCCGCCCGGTGTCCTGCCATTTCCATATCTGTCGTTGAATCCGAAAAGATATATCAGTAAAACCCAAGAATTCAGACACCAGAATGATCAGAAAAAAGGACTAGGATTTGTTGAAGAATAACATACTAGGTCAGAAAGTTGACAAACTAAAAAAAGAGCATATTCAGACACCGGTTCCATTACTAACAACACTGAAGCTTTTTGGAATAAAACTCATGTACGGAGACACCAGGTGATTAAGTTAAAAGGCAATTTCGGTGTTAGAAGTAGTGCGACGGTGGACTGCATCTGAAATAATGACAAGATGTACCTCCTCTTGAATATAGTGGCTGACACCCCAAATGAACAAAGTGCTTGCACCATGGAAAGTGGCAAAAAATAGCATTGCAGTGCCAAGCCATGTATGATATTTGATTGAAGCTTCAAACTGGATGCCGAGAACCCGGAATAAGGCCAGCCCTCTTAAGATAGGGAAGAGAAGAAAAGCCAGACAGCCTTCTGCTAGCAAACCGAACCGAGTTGCCACCCTTAAGTACTTGAGTTGCCATCTGGTGAGATGAGAACAATTGAAGCATGAATTATGATGAAAATTCTTGCTTCGAAAAATAGAGAGTTTTCGGGTTCAGTACTCACGAATTCAGCACTATCGATTTTGAGGGCTTCAAGTTCTTGAAATCATTAGAGATTCGGGCGTAAAAACTCCAAGctaagaagaggaggaagaggaacacTGCTAGAATTTCTAGAGTGGATAAAACACCAACAAGAGCATTCACCACCAATGGATTTGAGAAACATGCAGCAATCAATCCCCttccttttctgtttcattcaaattaagCAGACAAgtaaaactaagttaaattggaATCTTAAGTGATATTGTAATTTAGCGGAGATGCAGAACAATTAGCGGATCAGATTATGCAGCAGCTCGACATACGACGTTAATGACATAATAATTAACATTCTACTTACCTCCTTATTGGCTCCTTGGGCGTCAAATTCAAGTAGAGAGATCCAATAATCGCCAAGGCAATAGGAGGGAATGTATACACAGCAAAATTAAGACCTGCAATAAAATTGGATTAAGAGGTTTGATTAGCAGAAAGCTAAAACCTATTAATACAAGGGAAATGATAACCAAGAtcatttttcttcctttacACGCTCCCGTTTAATCTTGTTCGTTATTTCAGTTCAACTTATTCAGTTTTGATATTACTATAAAGAAAGAGCGGTGTGTAAGAAGAAAATAATGACATGTGTTTATCGTTTCTCTTATTTAATTGAAATCTGAAGTACGTACCATAATATCCAAACACTGTATTTCTTGCTGCATCTTCAGCTCCCTTCCATTTTTCAGTCCAGAGCTGTGTTGGTTTCAGAAGCCAAAGAGAAATCCAAGCTGCAAATATCAAAGCCATGAGTGCCTTAAGAACAAACAGAAGAGTGGACTTTGCCATCTCTGTTTCCAGAGGCggcacaatttttatttttattttttttattccaccAAATATTAAAAGGATATCTTCTttataaaagaagagaaaaagctTTGGCTCCACTTGGATATCTTTTTTATGCCACCACCTTCTATGTTGGAAAATCCACATACTCCTGTCAGCAGTATGAGGTCCAAGATATGAATGAAACCTGCACTATTATTTATTCTTATTGGAAAGCGATTTCCGCACTACCATTTTATCTCCAGGACTCTCTTTCTTAATTATGTCGTTGATTCTTCTTTAAATGGTTCAATTTGATGTCTAATCGCTCCCCATTAGTTTTAACAGCTATCGATATTTGATCATAGTAAGGTGTAACGCGTTGAGGGTAACGTCTTGCATCGGAAATGGTAGTCTTGCATTAGGAGTTTTGAAAAATGGGCATTTTGATTCATTATCAATTGACTGAGAGTTAGGTGTTCACGTTCAAACATGATATCAGACCAACTATTTGTTGCAGCGACAACACACGTACACATCATCCTATGGTACTTGACTTCTGTGAACTGCCGATGAGACATCTTGTATATCATGCATATGACACTTGTATGTCATGCATATGACATTAAAAGGGCCATATTTTGTTAGTTAATTGATTGAAACCCTTCGGCTTTCTATTGTATTTGACTCTGAAAACAGTCCTTTTGTTATATatttggctttttagccaaaacaaTTTATGAGATTGATATAACTTCTCATCTTAATTtataagatttaaaatcgatagaagcgGTCCTGGAAATTATTCACAATCaattattttagtcattccgtgaaaaatttCCATTCAAGATGCGTCTATTCAGTCCACAAAAAGaggggaaaagagagagaggaaaagtaGAAAGGGGGGAAGAAGTCTAGCACTAGTCAGCCCAAGGACCACCACCGTAGATCACGCGGGAATTATACGAGGGTACCCTCGATGAGTCAATTgagatatttttgtcaaaatcaacTCTTCCACTCGAACTAGTGATTTCTTTAAtttaagagagatttttttacagaatgaccaaaatgattggtGGTGGACAATATTAGTGATCACTTCtatgaattttaaatttcatagaTCAAAATGACAAGTTATGTCAATCTAAATGACCATTTGGACTTTAAAGCCTTATATATATTGGAATTTTGGTCCAACAAGTTAAACCTGCTATCTTATAATATGTTTGTCTTATTACTCTTGTCGATGGatgagaaagggaagggaaggtGAGTGAAGAACATGCCAACTAGTTATGTGAACTGTCACTAAAATATTCCAAATCTAACCAAGGATGTTCTTCCGTGAATCATGATGCAATTTAATTTCTTTCCAACTAATTATTCCCACATCACTATATATCTTTTATACATTATTTTCTTCAAAGTGGAGATGGATATTCTAACCGTTTTAGCCAGTTTAGGTGGtaaatttaattcttttaagAGGAGGACGAGAGTCTAGCTGGAAAAtcaatatattaatatatagGATCATTTTATTCTTTGGGTTTTAGGCCCTATTAGAATTATTATTATGTTTGTTATTCATTTATAAAAAGTCGTTCACAATTTAATCTCTAAATGTAGCCGTCTCGACAATCTTGTTTATTCGttttttcataaattaaataataatcatAGTTTGTAAtccctttttttgtttgtttaagtttcaaCTAGTCGAATCTTGACCTAAGTGTAGGATTAAAAGCAAAATCACCATCGATCGAGCTAGAAGCTGTCAACAGCCACTTTAATTTGTTTGACAGGATTTCAAACCCCCGGATGACTTCCAAGTACTCACATTATCTAATAATCCCTCCACCAATATTATGGTATATGAGTTATTATTCAAGTTGTATATGATATCCAAAGCATATCATCTTGCGCGTGTGTGCTCATGATTGGTGCAATGTTACCAAACAGATAACTAAATGAAAAATGGTGGTGTTTGtctaaaagaaaatgatgatgaAAGAGCACGACATGCACTATATGTTCATATCAATTTTATATAGTGTGGACAAAGTTTTGGGCATCATATCAACTTGATTGATGTAATGATCTTTAGATAGTCAATAAAAACTTTATATGTTTAAAGACGAACTGTAACGTGTGTATAAGAAACTTAGCTAGAGAGGAT encodes the following:
- the LOC137711565 gene encoding ferric reduction oxidase 8, mitochondrial, with protein sequence MAKSTLLFVLKALMALIFAAWISLWLLKPTQLWTEKWKGAEDAARNTVFGYYGLNFAVYTFPPIALAIIGSLYLNLTPKEPIRRKGRGLIAACFSNPLVVNALVGVLSTLEILAVFLFLLFLAWSFYARISNDFKNLKPSKSIVLNSWQLKYLRVATRFGLLAEGCLAFLLFPILRGLALFRVLGIQFEASIKYHTWLGTAMLFFATFHGASTLFIWGVSHYIQEEIWKWQDTGRIYIAGEICLVVGLVIWVTSLPQIRRKKFEIFYYTHHLYMVFLVLFLFHAGDRHFYAVFPGIFLFGLDKLLRIIQSRPETCILSAQIFPSSAIELILPKDQGLKYTPTSVIFVKVPSISKYQWHSFSIISSSSVDKNTMSILIKSEGSWTSSLSNMIQTRQESDNDQLKYIPIAVEGPYGPVSMDFLRYDSLMLVAGGIGITPFLSILQELASFENTSTHKFLPRIQLIYAVKKSEDICLLNSISTLIFNQPSEKCRLKVKIFVTQEQYGTTVRELLNEFSQVKTVHFGTKFLNYSINGLESPVWMAAITGISSILFLIFLIIFNHIFIPSQKMASKATKEKTPSSIADLLIISSFIVTITGSIFVALIVRRRRIQKLIPPILQKQGKDLEKSSIQASDAALEEHEIHFGGRPNFQDIFAKFSDETGGSDIGVMVCGPETMKESVATECQQKLGSNKKHKASFSFHSLNFTL